In Eucalyptus grandis isolate ANBG69807.140 chromosome 4, ASM1654582v1, whole genome shotgun sequence, the following proteins share a genomic window:
- the LOC104441769 gene encoding protein LURP-one-related 11 — protein MAKIHSVVPIATPDASCSPYMTPEREAFTVWMKSLIMQGNGCTVFNQNGEIVYRIDNYEKKGNRKVFLMDLRGKVLFTIIQKKLRVFGRWEGYKCDEQDVNNGKLWFRVKKGCSIFKSRLSCQVSVHCGEAQTFFDIESVAGKSEFRIVDRTGGLIAEGKRKQSSSGVYLGDDVLTLAVEPEVDHSLVMALVAVYGSMHRRL, from the exons ATGGCCAAGATTCATTCTGTAGTGCCGATTGCTACACCTGATGCTTCTTGTTCTCCATATATGACTCCAGAGAGAGAAGCTTTTACGGTGTGGATGAAGTCACTCATCATGCAAGGAAATGGATGCACCGTCTTCAATCAGAATGGCGAGATCGTTTACCGTATAGATAACTACGAAAAGAAGGGTAACAGAAAAGTTTTTCTCATGGATTTACGTGGAAAAGTTCTCTTCACTATAATTCAAAAG AAACTTCGAGTTTTTGGGCGCTGGGAGGGCTACAAATGTGACGAACAAGATGTGAACAATGGAAAACTTTGGTTTCGTGTAAAAAAAGGTTGTTCCATCTTTAAAAGTAGATTGTCCTGCCAGGTTTCTGTGCACTGCGGTGAGGCTCAGACATTCTTTGACATAGAGAGTGTGGCTGGCAAATCAGAGTTCAGAATAGTCGACAGAACAGGAGGTCTGATTGCAGAG GGAAAGAGGAAGCAGTCATCTTCTGGAGTATACCTAGGAGATGATGTTTTGACTTTGGCTGTGGAGCCTGAAGTTGATCATTCCCTTGTCATGGCTCTTGTCGCCGTTTACGGATCAATGCATCGGAGATTGTGA